One genomic window of Erinaceus europaeus chromosome 7, mEriEur2.1, whole genome shotgun sequence includes the following:
- the LOC103119207 gene encoding ribose-phosphate pyrophosphokinase 1, with amino-acid sequence MPNIKIFSGSSHQDLSQKIADRLGLELGKVVTKKFSNQETCVEIGESVRGEDVYIVQSGCGEINDNLMELLIMINACKIASASRVTAVIPCFPYARQDKKDKSRAPISAKLVANMLSVAGADHIITMDLHASQIQGFFDIPVDNLYAEPAVLKWIRENISEWRNCTIVSPDAGGAKRVTSIADRLNVDFALIHKERKKANEVDRMVLVGDVKDRVAILVDDMADTCGTICHAADKLLSAGATRVYAILTHGIFSGPAISRINNACFEAVVVTNTIPQEDKMKHCSKIQVIDISMILAEAIRRTHNGESVSYLFSHVPL; translated from the coding sequence ATGCCGAATATCAAGATCTTCAGCGGTAGCTCCCACCAGGACTTGTCCCAGAAAATTGCTGACCGCCTGGGCCTGGAGCTTGGCAAAGTGGTGACTAAGAAATTCAGCAACCAGGAGACCTGTGTGGAAATTGGTGAAAGTGTACGTGGAGAGGATGTCTACATTGTGCAGAGTGGTTGTGGTGAAATTAATGACAATCTGATGGAACTTTTGATCATGATTAATGCCTGCAAGATTGCTTCAGCCAGTCGCGTTACTGCAGTCATTCCCTGCTTCCCTTATGCCCGACAAGATAAGAAGGACAAAAGCCGGGCTCCCATCTCAGCTAAGCTTGTTGCAAATATGCTATCTGTAGCAGGTGCAGATCATATCATTACCATGGACCTACATGCTTCTCAAATTCAGGGCTTTTTTGATATCCCAGTGGACAATTTGTATGCGGAACCAGCTGTCCTGAAGTGGATACGAGAGAACATCTCTGAATGGAGGAATTGCACTATTGTCTCACCCGATGCTGGTGGTGCTAAGAGAGTGACCTCCATTGCAGACCGGTTGAATGTGGACTTTGCCTTGATTCACAAAGAACGAAAGAAGGCCAATGAAGTGGACCGCATGGTGCTGGTGGGAGATGTGAAGGATCGGGTGGCCATTTTGGTGGATGACATGGCTGACACTTGTGGCACAATCTGTCATGCAGCTGACAAACTTCTCTCAGCTGGAGCCACAAGAGTTTATGCTATCTTGACTCATGGAATTTTTTCTGGTCCTGCCATTTCTCGTATCAACAATGCATGCTTTGAAGCAGTAGTTGTCACCAACACCATACCACAGGAGGATAAGATGAAGCATTGCTCCAAAATACAGGTCATCGACATCTCCATGATCCTTGCAGAAGCCATCAGGAGAACTCACAATGGAGAATCCGTTTCCTATCTGTTCAGCCATGTCCCTTTATAA